From a single Stackebrandtia endophytica genomic region:
- a CDS encoding non-ribosomal peptide synthetase, giving the protein MSKSTEATVHALFEHQARLSPHATALVVDAAAEGETSGEVGPEQAEPAHHPELTYAELDARATRLARELIARGVRPEQPVAVLAHRSPGLVVATLAVFKAGAVFLPIDPALPRARVQLLLKDAQPGLVVTVAAPESSIVDGAIPSMALDRWGATVEPTVADGTAPLPKVDIRQVAYLMYTSGSTGRPKGVLVTHAGVAGLVESQRDRLAPGPGSTVLQFASPSFDASFWELCMGLLSGARLLVAGSDQVMPGPELVALLRRHQVTHVTLPPSALAVLSPQDLPTVTDMTVAGEALPPDLVADWAAGRRMVNAYGPTECTVCVSISSVLPAPGATPPIGLPVSGTRVYVLGESLELVPPGVTGELYVTGEGLARGYLGMPGQTADRFVADPYGEPGQRMYRTGDLARWNNHGELEFEGRVDDQVKIRGFRIEPGEVESALRAHSSVASAAVTLWDQPAGPQLAGYVVPAAAGEVDTEGEKVGAWRGLYDSLYADPQPPTGPDFTGWNSVYDGEPIPSAEMLEWRDETVSRIHTLSPRRVLEVGAGSGLILTELVGDCESYWATDISAAAVERLEDRRRQLGASGRHMEVRRLPADSVDGLPTGYFDTIILNSVIQYLPSRDHLDRVMLRLFDLLADGGSVFVGDVRDLRSLRVLREAVHRTRTSAPDDPAERAAAVSRAVRGERELLVAPDYFAALGARLPGLGSVEVQTKRGRAHNELTRYRYDVVLPKSLPTPTDSEHRIDWHADLADPDALERLITGADTRLRLCRVPNGRITADLPPGSESGVDPEFMHELGERLGYGVAVVPSGGGERGEYDVLLCADGRRPRASYLPVDPPPAAEQWTNLPATPPQEDLSAVLREWLVRQLPDYLVPASIQVVDELPLTISGKIDRSRLPRPNPVAAMGRRPRTATEEILCGLFEGLLGVERVGIDESFFERGGHSLLATRLVSRVRSALGVELPLRLVFEEPTVAGLAKIVGEADRARPAVTRMPRPEGMPLSFAQQRLWFINRLEGHSATYNMPLALWLSGDLDHEALRSALRDVVARHESLRTVFPEVRGTPRQVILTPEEAGPDLVTELVEENELVDRLHTTAREGFDLAVEPPLRARLLVLPSTDNTPPSEQVLLLVLHHIAGDGWSMGPLARDIALAYEARYRGEAPGWQPLPVQYADYTLWQREMLGSEDDPDSVLSRDLAYWRQTLAEMPDSLRLPVDRPRPAVSSYDGGLVEFDMDRQLWKRLDVLARDGQMTLYMVLHTGLAVLLSRMGAGTDIPIGTAVANRTDDTLDELVGFFVNMLVLRVDLGGNPTFREALQRVKEADLSAYAHQDVPFDRLVETLSPTRSASRQPLFQVAFGLQNAPSGTFALPGLDVNQTGVGVGRARFDLWFTVHERHASDEQDGSLSGFVEYSTDLFDRDTVAKLVDRWFVLLEAMVADPDRRITRADILTPDERRQLGAHRGSVAP; this is encoded by the coding sequence ATGAGCAAGTCCACCGAAGCGACAGTGCACGCCCTGTTCGAACACCAGGCGCGACTGAGCCCGCATGCCACCGCATTGGTCGTCGACGCGGCCGCCGAAGGTGAGACGTCGGGCGAGGTCGGACCTGAACAGGCTGAACCGGCGCACCATCCCGAGTTGACCTATGCCGAACTGGACGCGCGGGCCACCCGGCTGGCGCGGGAGCTGATTGCACGCGGGGTGCGCCCCGAGCAGCCGGTCGCGGTGCTGGCGCACCGTAGCCCGGGACTGGTCGTGGCGACATTGGCGGTGTTCAAGGCAGGTGCGGTCTTCCTGCCGATCGACCCGGCGTTGCCCCGCGCCCGAGTGCAGTTGCTGCTGAAGGACGCGCAGCCGGGGCTGGTGGTCACCGTCGCCGCACCTGAGTCATCTATTGTGGATGGTGCTATCCCATCGATGGCCCTCGACCGCTGGGGTGCCACCGTCGAGCCGACGGTCGCCGATGGCACCGCACCACTACCGAAAGTAGACATTCGGCAGGTCGCTTATCTCATGTACACCTCGGGTTCCACCGGTCGACCCAAGGGCGTCCTGGTGACACACGCCGGTGTCGCCGGCCTCGTCGAGTCGCAGCGGGACCGACTGGCGCCCGGCCCCGGCAGCACGGTGTTGCAGTTCGCCTCACCGAGTTTCGATGCGTCGTTCTGGGAACTGTGCATGGGATTGCTCAGTGGGGCGCGGTTGCTGGTCGCCGGTTCAGACCAGGTGATGCCCGGACCTGAACTGGTCGCGTTGCTGCGCCGACACCAGGTCACCCACGTGACCCTGCCCCCGTCGGCCTTGGCGGTGCTCTCCCCACAGGACTTGCCGACGGTCACCGACATGACGGTTGCCGGTGAGGCGTTGCCGCCCGACCTCGTCGCCGACTGGGCAGCCGGGCGGCGGATGGTCAATGCGTACGGCCCGACCGAGTGCACGGTGTGTGTGTCGATCAGCTCGGTGTTGCCCGCGCCCGGTGCCACACCGCCGATCGGCCTTCCGGTGTCCGGGACCCGGGTGTACGTACTGGGGGAGAGCCTGGAACTGGTGCCGCCCGGAGTGACCGGGGAGTTGTACGTAACCGGCGAGGGGCTGGCGCGCGGCTACCTCGGCATGCCCGGTCAGACGGCGGACCGGTTCGTCGCCGACCCGTACGGCGAGCCCGGCCAACGCATGTACCGCACCGGCGATCTCGCTCGGTGGAACAACCACGGCGAGCTCGAATTCGAGGGGCGGGTCGACGACCAGGTGAAGATACGTGGCTTCCGGATCGAGCCCGGAGAGGTCGAGAGCGCGCTTCGGGCCCACTCGAGCGTGGCCTCGGCCGCCGTGACGCTGTGGGATCAGCCGGCGGGTCCCCAGCTCGCCGGTTATGTGGTTCCCGCCGCCGCAGGCGAGGTCGACACCGAGGGGGAGAAGGTCGGGGCCTGGCGCGGACTCTACGATTCGCTGTACGCCGACCCGCAACCGCCGACCGGCCCGGACTTCACCGGCTGGAACAGCGTGTATGACGGCGAACCCATCCCGTCGGCGGAGATGCTGGAGTGGCGGGATGAGACGGTGTCGCGGATTCACACCCTGTCTCCTCGTCGGGTCCTGGAGGTAGGCGCCGGCAGTGGACTCATTCTCACCGAGCTGGTCGGCGACTGCGAGTCATACTGGGCCACGGACATCTCGGCCGCGGCCGTCGAACGCCTGGAGGACCGCAGGAGACAACTCGGTGCCTCCGGGCGGCACATGGAGGTGCGTCGACTCCCGGCCGACTCGGTCGACGGTCTTCCCACCGGATACTTCGACACGATCATCCTCAACTCCGTGATCCAGTATCTGCCGTCGCGTGATCACCTGGATCGGGTGATGCTGCGGCTTTTCGATCTGCTCGCCGACGGCGGGTCGGTGTTCGTCGGGGATGTTCGCGATCTGCGTTCGCTGCGAGTGTTGAGGGAGGCGGTGCACCGCACGCGGACCAGCGCGCCGGATGACCCGGCCGAGCGAGCCGCCGCGGTGTCCCGGGCGGTGCGCGGTGAACGTGAACTGTTGGTCGCGCCGGACTACTTCGCCGCCCTCGGTGCCCGACTGCCTGGGCTCGGATCGGTTGAGGTGCAAACGAAACGGGGGCGCGCTCACAATGAGCTGACGCGGTACCGCTATGACGTGGTGCTGCCGAAGAGCCTTCCCACGCCGACCGATTCCGAGCACCGCATCGACTGGCATGCCGACTTGGCCGACCCCGATGCGTTGGAACGCCTCATAACGGGCGCCGACACCCGGTTGCGACTGTGCCGAGTGCCCAACGGTCGGATCACCGCGGACCTGCCGCCCGGATCCGAGTCGGGTGTGGACCCCGAGTTCATGCACGAACTGGGTGAACGGCTGGGGTACGGCGTCGCCGTCGTCCCCTCAGGCGGCGGCGAACGCGGCGAATACGACGTTCTGCTGTGTGCCGACGGCCGACGGCCGAGGGCGAGCTATTTGCCGGTCGACCCTCCCCCGGCTGCCGAACAGTGGACCAATCTGCCGGCGACACCTCCGCAGGAGGATCTATCGGCGGTCCTGCGGGAATGGCTCGTGCGGCAGCTGCCCGACTACCTCGTGCCCGCGTCGATCCAGGTTGTGGACGAACTTCCCCTGACGATCAGCGGCAAGATAGACCGTTCCCGGCTGCCGCGACCCAACCCCGTCGCGGCAATGGGACGCCGGCCCAGGACGGCGACCGAGGAGATTCTCTGTGGACTGTTCGAGGGGCTGTTGGGGGTGGAGCGGGTCGGCATCGATGAATCGTTCTTCGAACGCGGCGGCCACTCGCTGCTGGCGACCCGATTGGTGAGCAGAGTTCGGTCGGCGCTCGGCGTGGAGCTTCCACTGCGGCTGGTGTTCGAGGAGCCGACCGTCGCCGGGCTGGCGAAGATCGTCGGGGAGGCCGACCGTGCGCGGCCTGCGGTGACGCGCATGCCTCGCCCGGAGGGCATGCCACTGTCGTTCGCGCAGCAGCGCCTATGGTTCATCAACCGATTGGAGGGGCACAGCGCCACCTACAACATGCCGTTGGCGCTGTGGCTGTCGGGCGATCTCGACCACGAGGCCCTACGATCGGCCCTGCGCGACGTCGTCGCCCGGCACGAGTCGCTGCGTACCGTGTTCCCGGAGGTTCGAGGCACCCCCCGACAGGTGATCCTGACCCCCGAGGAGGCCGGACCCGACCTGGTCACCGAACTGGTCGAGGAGAACGAGCTGGTCGATCGGCTCCACACGACGGCCCGGGAGGGCTTCGACTTGGCAGTCGAACCGCCGCTGCGGGCCCGGTTGTTGGTGTTGCCCTCAACGGACAACACTCCACCGTCCGAACAGGTGCTCCTGTTGGTGTTGCACCACATCGCCGGTGACGGGTGGTCGATGGGGCCGCTGGCTCGCGACATCGCCCTCGCCTATGAGGCACGGTACCGGGGTGAAGCGCCCGGCTGGCAACCGTTGCCGGTGCAGTACGCCGACTACACCCTGTGGCAGCGCGAGATGCTGGGCTCGGAGGACGACCCCGACAGCGTGCTCAGCCGGGATCTGGCGTACTGGCGACAGACTCTGGCGGAGATGCCCGACAGCCTGCGCTTGCCGGTGGATCGTCCGCGCCCGGCGGTGTCCTCATATGACGGTGGACTGGTCGAGTTCGATATGGACAGACAACTGTGGAAGCGGCTCGACGTGTTGGCCCGTGACGGGCAGATGACCCTCTACATGGTACTCCACACCGGTCTGGCGGTGCTGCTGAGCAGGATGGGCGCCGGAACCGATATTCCGATCGGCACGGCGGTGGCCAACCGTACCGATGACACATTGGATGAGCTGGTCGGGTTTTTCGTCAACATGCTCGTGCTGCGGGTGGACCTGGGTGGCAATCCGACGTTCCGGGAGGCGCTTCAGCGAGTCAAAGAGGCCGACCTGTCGGCCTACGCTCATCAAGACGTGCCGTTCGACCGTCTCGTGGAGACACTGAGTCCCACGCGGTCGGCTTCCCGTCAGCCGTTGTTCCAGGTGGCCTTCGGTCTGCAGAACGCCCCGTCGGGCACGTTCGCCCTACCGGGTCTGGATGTCAACCAGACCGGGGTGGGAGTGGGCCGCGCCCGTTTCGATCTGTGGTTCACCGTGCATGAACGCCATGCCTCGGACGAACAGGACGGTTCCCTCAGCGGGTTCGTCGAGTACAGCACCGACCTCTTCGACCGGGATACGGTGGCCAAGCTGGTCGACCGGTGGTTCGTCTTGTTGGAGGCGATGGTCGCCGATCCCGATCGTCGGATCACTCGCGCCGACATCCTGACCCCTGACGAGCGGCGACAGTTGGGCGCTCACCGGGGGAGTGTCGCGCCGTGA
- a CDS encoding non-ribosomal peptide synthetase, with product MITAGGPDATFPRLFARQVELTPHAPAVRYAPRPGVREEFDYAWLDAQTNRVARALIERGAGPETLVAVAQPRHPDLVVGLIAVLKAGAACVPLDLSYPPGRLATLLAAGAGLLLTGAYGAERLDGRHHLATLRSDRLLAADTSDSPVTDADRRFPLRPTHPAYVIYTSGSTGRPKGVVTTHSGIAELARAQRDHLAVGPGHRVLQYASPCFDAAIWELCLALLSGATLVMAPAPDLRPGVGLGGVVTGQRITHLTLTPSALDLIADATELDGVRTLVVAGERVLPSVVRNWAGGRTLVNAYGPSESTVCATISEALEPEATTVPIGRPIRGTTAYVLGEGLEEVPPGVTGELYLAGAGLARGYLDGPAVTAERFVAHPYGPPGTRMYRTGDLAHWDGEGRLHFDGRTDDQIKLHGSRVEPGEIEAALAAHPDVRAAAVSVGTGPGGGQVIGHVVAGPAGAPGSAELRSWLAERLPGHLVPVLVREVAELPLTPSGKLDRAALDADRSHVLPDPLEVGSRTSLLCALAAEVLGMAEVRPDDGFFDLGGTSMDAVALTGRINEVLGVDVAVATVFEQQTMAGVDRVIDQPFRRSSNPSEPEPAGGEHELAADSGTARFDHSHLLRGLFPGRTPSPERRHDEQPLR from the coding sequence GTGATCACCGCTGGAGGGCCCGATGCGACCTTTCCCCGGTTGTTCGCGCGACAGGTGGAACTGACCCCACATGCTCCGGCCGTTCGATACGCGCCGCGCCCAGGAGTGCGGGAGGAATTCGACTATGCGTGGTTGGACGCCCAGACCAACCGGGTTGCGCGGGCCCTCATCGAGCGAGGCGCCGGGCCCGAGACGCTGGTCGCCGTCGCGCAGCCGCGGCATCCGGATCTCGTCGTCGGCCTGATCGCGGTGTTGAAGGCCGGCGCGGCCTGCGTGCCGCTGGATCTCTCCTATCCGCCCGGCCGCCTCGCCACGCTGTTGGCCGCCGGTGCCGGTTTGTTGCTTACTGGCGCCTACGGTGCTGAACGCCTCGACGGGCGACATCACCTCGCGACGCTGAGATCTGATCGGCTTCTCGCCGCCGACACCTCGGACTCCCCGGTCACCGACGCCGATCGGCGCTTCCCATTGCGGCCCACGCATCCGGCGTATGTCATCTACACCTCCGGGTCGACGGGACGCCCCAAGGGCGTGGTGACCACCCACAGCGGGATCGCCGAGTTGGCCCGCGCTCAGCGAGACCACCTCGCCGTCGGCCCCGGTCACCGGGTGTTGCAGTACGCCTCACCCTGCTTCGACGCGGCGATATGGGAACTGTGCCTGGCGCTGCTGAGTGGTGCCACCCTCGTCATGGCTCCGGCACCCGACCTGCGTCCCGGTGTCGGTCTGGGCGGCGTCGTGACCGGGCAGCGGATCACCCACCTGACCCTGACTCCATCCGCATTGGACTTGATCGCCGATGCGACCGAATTGGATGGTGTGCGGACCCTGGTCGTCGCGGGCGAACGGGTGCTTCCGTCGGTGGTGCGGAACTGGGCCGGTGGCCGCACCCTGGTCAATGCATACGGGCCGAGCGAAAGCACGGTGTGCGCCACCATCAGTGAGGCGCTGGAACCCGAGGCGACGACTGTTCCCATCGGACGGCCGATACGCGGCACGACCGCGTACGTCTTGGGTGAGGGGCTTGAGGAGGTCCCGCCCGGTGTCACCGGCGAGCTGTATCTCGCCGGTGCGGGTTTGGCACGCGGCTATCTGGACGGCCCCGCTGTGACCGCTGAACGGTTTGTCGCTCACCCCTACGGGCCGCCCGGTACCCGGATGTATCGAACCGGTGACCTCGCACATTGGGACGGGGAGGGACGGTTGCATTTCGACGGGCGAACCGACGACCAGATCAAACTTCACGGTTCCCGTGTCGAGCCAGGCGAGATTGAAGCGGCCCTGGCCGCTCACCCGGATGTGAGGGCCGCCGCCGTATCCGTGGGGACGGGACCCGGCGGCGGTCAGGTCATCGGACACGTGGTCGCCGGGCCCGCTGGAGCGCCGGGTTCGGCCGAGCTGCGTTCCTGGCTCGCCGAGCGGCTACCCGGCCACCTGGTCCCGGTTCTGGTACGCGAAGTCGCCGAGCTGCCGCTGACCCCGTCAGGCAAACTCGACCGGGCGGCGCTTGACGCGGACCGCAGCCACGTACTGCCGGATCCGCTGGAGGTTGGTTCTCGGACGAGTTTGTTGTGCGCACTCGCCGCAGAGGTGTTGGGGATGGCCGAGGTGCGGCCCGATGACGGATTCTTCGACCTGGGCGGCACCTCGATGGATGCCGTCGCCCTCACCGGACGGATCAATGAGGTACTCGGCGTCGACGTCGCCGTCGCGACCGTGTTCGAGCAGCAGACCATGGCGGGTGTCGATCGGGTGATCGATCAGCCGTTCCGCCGGAGCTCGAACCCGTCCGAGCCCGAACCTGCGGGCGGCGAGCACGAACTCGCCGCCGACTCCGGTACCGCACGATTCGACCACAGCCACCTGCTCCGGGGCCTTTTCCCGGGACGCACCCCTTCACCAGAACGGAGACATGATGAGCAACCCCTTCGATGA
- a CDS encoding MbtH family protein: MSNPFDDETGSFLVLINDEGQHSLWPEFADVPDGWNVIHGPASRKSCLEHVEQHWQDMRPKSLIDAMEGTEGVG, from the coding sequence ATGAGCAACCCCTTCGATGATGAGACCGGGAGCTTCCTGGTGCTGATCAATGACGAAGGCCAGCATTCACTGTGGCCGGAGTTCGCCGACGTGCCGGACGGCTGGAACGTGATTCACGGGCCTGCGTCACGCAAGTCGTGCCTGGAGCACGTCGAACAGCACTGGCAGGACATGCGGCCGAAGAGTCTCATCGATGCGATGGAAGGCACCGAGGGGGTGGGCTGA
- a CDS encoding cytochrome P450, which yields MDLTDSELYRSGDPQGLWRVMRARAPVWWQEPGETPGFWSVFGHADVQRVLRDHRDFSSEGGNMLSALGSGDPAGGRMLAASDPPHHTVLREVLAPMFSPAAQSGHAAEVRDAVRRVLQPLFDGRPFDLAEVTAEVAMAIVGPMIGVPDADRARLSRLTNMAIAPEDEAFRVRDRRTTLMTAHFEIFQYFADLLESPADISPHHMLGLLRNARPEGEPLSSDDIIYNCYGLLLGSGVTTPHVASAGLLALAEHPEQRAALAADETGIASFIDEAVRWSSPSVHFMRHARRDVEVSGTVIRAGEPVVAWIGSANRDETVFADSFAFDAARSPNRHLGFGMGRHYCLGASVARAGLTVFFEEVLRAGVDVTLTGEIGHLRSNTIAGFTSLPAVAVPVG from the coding sequence GTGGACCTCACCGACTCGGAGCTGTACCGGTCCGGCGATCCGCAGGGGCTGTGGCGTGTGATGCGGGCGCGGGCTCCAGTGTGGTGGCAGGAGCCCGGTGAGACGCCCGGCTTCTGGTCGGTGTTCGGCCACGCGGATGTGCAGCGGGTCCTGCGTGACCATCGAGACTTCAGCTCGGAAGGCGGCAACATGCTGTCGGCACTGGGAAGTGGCGACCCGGCCGGTGGCCGAATGCTGGCGGCCAGCGACCCACCACATCACACGGTGCTGCGCGAAGTACTGGCTCCCATGTTCTCGCCCGCCGCCCAATCGGGACACGCGGCGGAGGTACGTGACGCGGTGCGCCGCGTCCTCCAACCCCTGTTCGACGGACGCCCGTTCGATCTGGCCGAGGTCACCGCAGAGGTGGCGATGGCCATTGTGGGCCCGATGATCGGAGTTCCGGACGCCGATCGCGCCCGGCTGTCCCGGCTCACGAACATGGCGATAGCCCCCGAGGATGAGGCGTTCAGAGTTCGCGACCGCCGGACGACGCTCATGACGGCGCATTTCGAGATCTTCCAGTACTTCGCCGACCTGTTGGAATCCCCGGCGGACATATCGCCGCACCACATGCTCGGGTTGTTGCGTAACGCCAGACCCGAGGGCGAACCGCTGTCATCCGACGACATCATCTACAACTGTTACGGGTTGCTACTGGGTTCGGGCGTGACCACGCCGCACGTGGCGTCGGCGGGGCTGCTGGCGCTGGCGGAACACCCCGAACAACGCGCCGCGCTGGCAGCCGATGAGACGGGTATCGCGAGCTTTATCGATGAGGCGGTCCGTTGGTCCTCGCCCAGCGTCCACTTCATGCGGCACGCTCGACGCGATGTGGAGGTCTCCGGAACGGTGATCCGGGCCGGCGAACCGGTGGTCGCCTGGATCGGATCGGCCAATCGGGATGAGACGGTGTTCGCCGACTCCTTCGCCTTCGATGCGGCCCGCTCACCGAATCGGCACCTCGGCTTCGGTATGGGGCGGCACTACTGTCTCGGTGCCTCCGTCGCGCGTGCCGGACTGACGGTGTTCTTCGAGGAGGTGCTGCGTGCCGGTGTCGACGTCACGTTGACCGGCGAGATCGGTCATCTGCGGTCCAATACGATCGCCGGTTTCACCAGTCTTCCCGCGGTCGCCGTGCCAGTGGGCTGA
- a CDS encoding dehydrogenase: MTNASEDCPTCGESLSVAEMLLCLRTEDGRRVCQTVLVCGNRHAWARWADRPEETLRESPYPPHLDRRRSQGVDR; the protein is encoded by the coding sequence ATGACGAACGCCAGCGAAGACTGCCCGACCTGTGGCGAATCATTGTCGGTGGCGGAGATGCTGCTGTGCCTGCGGACGGAGGACGGGCGCCGCGTCTGCCAGACGGTTCTGGTGTGCGGCAACCGGCATGCCTGGGCGCGGTGGGCCGATCGGCCGGAGGAAACCCTCCGGGAGTCGCCGTACCCGCCGCACCTGGACCGTCGACGTTCCCAGGGCGTCGACCGGTGA
- a CDS encoding TROVE domain-containing protein has product MAKFNKTTTRPAATSPVTTESAPTGHTHEGAPGYLRDAKSELFLLAVSNMVGEATFYEPAATRDNRYRDLVHAVAVDDPMWITGFLTWLRSGANMRSASLVGGLEAAKALKDAGIAGGRKIVDSVLQRADEPGEALAYWTGTHGRAIPKPVKRGIADAVTRLYTEYSLLKYDTASKGFRFGDVIDLTHPATDRPWQGELFRHALDRRHGRDNPVNLDMVNANAALRGEAVDNSEVLFDTDRLRTAGMTWEDALSLAGPDVDKARLWEAMIPSMGYMALLRNLRNFDEAGVGDTVAETVAERLADPDQISRSRQLPFRFLSAYQAAPSLRWGHALEKALDVAVANVPGLPGRTLVLVDTSASMCTSVSHRSTVTAAQAAALFGAVLAKRGGQVDLHGFADSAFRHDFPAGASVLRTIGTFIARIGEVGHGTRIADAVASTYDGHDRVIILSDMQTMTGWNGTVSDQVPAHIPMYGWNLIGYRHGAIASGRRNRHEFGGFSDAAFRLIPLLEAGRNADWPWID; this is encoded by the coding sequence ATGGCGAAGTTCAACAAGACCACCACTCGTCCCGCGGCGACCTCGCCGGTCACGACCGAGTCGGCGCCGACCGGCCACACCCACGAGGGTGCGCCCGGCTACCTGCGTGATGCGAAGTCGGAACTGTTCCTGCTCGCGGTCTCCAACATGGTCGGTGAGGCCACCTTCTATGAGCCCGCTGCCACGCGCGACAACCGCTACCGGGATCTCGTCCACGCCGTCGCGGTCGACGACCCGATGTGGATCACCGGGTTCCTGACGTGGCTGCGCTCGGGCGCGAACATGCGGTCGGCGTCCCTGGTCGGTGGACTGGAAGCCGCCAAGGCACTGAAGGACGCCGGTATCGCTGGTGGTCGCAAGATCGTCGATTCGGTGCTGCAGCGTGCGGATGAACCAGGTGAGGCGTTGGCCTACTGGACGGGCACCCATGGACGTGCGATCCCCAAACCGGTCAAGCGAGGCATCGCCGACGCCGTGACTCGCCTCTACACCGAATACTCGCTGTTGAAGTACGACACCGCTTCGAAGGGCTTCCGGTTCGGTGACGTCATCGATCTCACCCACCCGGCGACCGACCGGCCGTGGCAGGGCGAGTTGTTCCGGCACGCGCTGGATCGCCGTCACGGCCGCGACAACCCCGTCAACCTCGACATGGTCAACGCCAACGCCGCTCTTCGTGGTGAGGCCGTCGACAACTCCGAAGTCCTCTTCGACACCGACCGGTTGCGCACCGCCGGAATGACCTGGGAGGACGCGCTGTCGCTGGCGGGACCCGACGTGGACAAGGCCCGCCTGTGGGAGGCCATGATTCCGTCGATGGGGTACATGGCGCTGTTGCGCAACCTTCGAAACTTCGACGAGGCCGGCGTCGGTGACACCGTCGCGGAGACGGTTGCCGAGCGACTGGCCGATCCCGACCAGATCTCCCGCTCCCGTCAGCTGCCGTTCCGGTTCCTGTCGGCCTACCAGGCCGCGCCGTCACTGCGATGGGGGCACGCCTTGGAGAAGGCGCTCGATGTCGCCGTGGCGAACGTTCCCGGCCTTCCCGGCCGAACGCTGGTGCTGGTCGATACCTCCGCATCGATGTGCACGTCGGTGTCGCACCGGTCGACGGTGACCGCCGCCCAAGCCGCCGCCCTGTTCGGAGCGGTATTGGCGAAGCGGGGTGGGCAGGTCGATCTGCACGGGTTCGCCGACTCCGCATTCCGGCACGACTTCCCGGCCGGGGCTTCGGTGCTGCGAACCATCGGCACGTTCATCGCCCGTATCGGCGAAGTCGGACACGGCACCCGGATCGCCGACGCGGTCGCCTCCACTTACGACGGACACGACCGGGTGATCATCCTGTCCGACATGCAGACCATGACCGGCTGGAACGGCACCGTCAGCGACCAGGTGCCCGCGCACATCCCGATGTACGGGTGGAACCTCATCGGGTATCGACACGGCGCCATTGCCTCGGGGAGGCGTAACCGGCATGAATTCGGCGGGTTCTCCGATGCCGCGTTCCGGTTGATTCCGTTGCTGGAGGCCGGCCGAAACGCCGATTGGCCGTGGATCGACTGA